In one Alnus glutinosa chromosome 12, dhAlnGlut1.1, whole genome shotgun sequence genomic region, the following are encoded:
- the LOC133851221 gene encoding toMV susceptible protein tm-1(GCR26): protein MTGHDKTLRVFCVGTADTKLEELRFLSESVRSNLNSFSKNSSLEVEVAVVDVSCGHKEIQSLGDFMFVSRNDVLSCYFEAPKVLPNDRGEAIAVMSKALEHFFKKAHEDHLLAGAIGIGGSGGTSLISSALRLIPVGTPKVVVSTVASGQTEPYVGTSDLLLFPSIVDICGINSLSRVVLSNAGAAFAGMVIGRLERSRDFSSVNEKATLGITMFGVTTPCVNAVKERLHKEGYETLVFHATGVGGRAMESLVREGFIQGVLDVTTTEVADYVVGGVMACDSSRFDAIIEKRIPFVLSVGALDMVNFGVKDTMPSSFRERKIYEHNKQVTLMRTTSDENKKFADFIANKLNKSSSKVHICLPQKGISALDAPGKPFYDLEATATLINELKRRIQTNEDRKVKVYPCHINDYDFANALVDSFLEISAKNSKDSSSPQVTSPGTNQDLHEDTASKINSSRFGAALYSPSDFPDANPETLQRTRAILQQLKDQINKGIPIIGAGAGTGISAKFEEAGGVDLIVLYNSGRFRMAGRGSLSGLLPFADANAIVLDMANEVLPVVKKVPVLAGVCATDPFRRMDYFLKEVESIGFSGVQNFPTVGLFDGNFRQNLEETGMGYSLEVEMIEKAHKLGLLTTPYAFNQDEAVEMAKAGADIVVAHMGLTTSGSIGAKTYVTMEESVVRVQAIADAAHRTNPNVIVLCHGGPISGPSEAEFILKRTKGVHGFYGASSMERLPVEQAITTTVQLYKSISIE, encoded by the exons GTAGAAGTGGCGGTTGTAGATGTTTCTTGTGGTCATAAGGAGATTCAGAGTTTGGGGGATTTTATGTTTGTCTCAAGAAATGATGTTCTCTCTTGCTATTTTGAAGCCCCGAAAGTGCTTCCAAATGACAGAGGCGAAGCTATTGCTGTAATGAGTAAAGCACTTGAACATTTCTTTAAGAAAGCTCATGAGGATCATCTTTTGGCTGGCGCCATTGGTATTGGAGGAAGTGGAGGGACATCTCTTATATCGTCTGCCTTAAGACTTATTCCAGTTGGGACCCCGAAGGTCGTTGTGTCAACAGTAGCTAGTGGTCAAACTGAACCTTATGTTGGGACATCGGATTTGCTATTGTTTCCGTCTATTGTGGATATCTGTGGGATCAATAGTTTAAGTAGGGTTGTGTTATCAAATGCTGGAGCTGCTTTTGCTGGGATGGTGATTGGAAGGCTTGAGAGGTCCAGAGATTTTTCTAGTGTCAATGAAAAAGCTACACTTGGTATAACTATGTTTGGGGTTACAACTCCATGTGTAAATGCTGTCAAAGAGAGATTGCATAAAGAAGGTTATGAGACTTTAGTTTTTCATGCCACTGGGGTAGGAGGTAGGGCTATGGAGTCTCTGGTTAGGGAGGGATTTATACAG GGTGTTCTGGACGTCACAACAACAGAGGTTGCAGATTATGTGGTTGGAGGTGTAATGGCTTGTGACAGTTCCCGCTTTGATGCCATAATAGAGAAGAGGATTCCTTTTGTCCTGAGTGTGGGAGCCTTGGACATGGTTAACTTCGGAGTTAAAGATACCATGCCTTCTAGTTTTCGGGAGAGAAAGATATATGAACATAATAAACAG GTCACACTCATGCGAACCACCTCAGATGAGAACAAAAAATTTGCTGACTTTATAGCAAATAAACTAAACAAGTCCTCATCAAAGGTCCACATTTGCCTGCCACAAAAGGGCATCTCTGCTTTGGATGCACCAGGGAAGCCCTTTTATGATCTTGAGGCCACTGCTACTCTTATAAATGAACTAAAGAGACGTATTCAGACAAATGAAGATAGGAAG GTGAAGGTGTATCCTTGTCATATTAATGACTATGACTTTGCAAATGCATTGGTTGACTCATTCTTAGAGATTAGTGCGAAAAATTCTAAAGATTCCAGTTCTCCGCAAGTTACTAGTCCTGGAACCAATCAAGATCTTCATGAGGATACTGCTTCTAAGATCAATTCATCAAGGTTTGGGGCCGCTCTCTATAGCCCAAGTGACTTCCCAGATGCAAATCCAG AAACTTTACAAAGAACTCGGGCAATTTTGCAGCAATTGAAAgatcaaataaataaaggaattcCAATTATAGGAGCTGGTGCAGGAACAGGCATATCTGCGAAGTTTGAGGAAGCTGGTGGTGTTGATCTGATAGTGTTGTACAATTCAGGCCGTTTTCGCATGGCTGGAAGGGGTTCCTTATCTGGCTTATTGCCTTTTGCTGATGCAAATGCTATTGTACTTGATATGGCCAATGAAGTGTTGCCA GTGGTGAAGAAGGTACCAGTACTTGCTGGAGTATGTGCTACCGATCCTTTTCGCCGAATGGATTATTTCCTCAAGGAGGTGGAGTCAATTGGATTCTCTGGGGTGCAAAATTTTCCAACTGTTGGGCTCTTCGATGGTAATTTTAGACAAAATCTTGAAGAAACAGGAATGGGATACAG CTTAGAAGTAGAGATGATTGAAAAAGCTCATAAACTGGGTCTCTTGACAACCCCATATGCTTTCAACCAAGATGAAGCTGTGGAGATGGCAAAAGCTGGGGCTGATATCGTAGTGGCCCATATGGGACTCACTACATCTGGCTCTATAGGCGCAAAAACATATGTAACAATGGAGGAAAGTGTAGTTCGCGTTCAGGCTATAGCTGATGCTGCACATAGAACCAATCCCAATGTTATTGTACTCTGTCATGGAG GTCCTATATCTGGTCCTAGTGAGGCCGAATTCATACTGAAGAGAACTAAAGGTGTCCATGGATTTTATGGTGCATCAAGCATGGAGAGACTACCAGTTGAACAAGCTATAACGACCACAGTCCAATTATACAAATCAATTTCTATCGAGTAA